One stretch of Prosthecobacter dejongeii DNA includes these proteins:
- a CDS encoding ABC transporter substrate-binding protein, producing the protein MSRPSSFSFGTLALSALVLVLWVAALQVPVPPQEEPLRVAVGMWAGAEPWVLAREAGELKSSQVNLVEMNWTSAAMRAVGNRVVDATVLSLDEVIRQIHQGYPLRIVMVTDVSRGADALMAKPAITNIAGLKGCRIGYEPRTSGAWLLSKALENAHLKLSDVQQVPLNPAEVEEIFQELALDGVVLSEPWRQRLHSMNLKEVYDSSVPGASIVRVLAVHPDALVVHREALISLIQAHFKWMPKLYENGRELSPVLRREGVTAEVFQQVMKNLEGVDLARNHRLLSQQEPWLGQLFTELQKGLVEDAESAARLDPSEVFDVSLLEELP; encoded by the coding sequence ATGAGCCGACCTTCCTCCTTTTCCTTTGGCACCCTTGCTCTTTCGGCTTTGGTTTTGGTGCTTTGGGTGGCTGCCTTGCAGGTGCCGGTGCCTCCGCAGGAGGAGCCGCTGAGAGTCGCGGTGGGGATGTGGGCCGGTGCAGAGCCGTGGGTGCTGGCCCGTGAGGCGGGGGAGCTAAAATCCAGCCAGGTGAACCTGGTGGAAATGAACTGGACCTCTGCGGCCATGCGCGCGGTGGGAAATCGGGTGGTGGATGCCACGGTGCTCTCGCTGGATGAGGTCATTCGCCAGATCCACCAGGGCTACCCTTTGCGCATCGTGATGGTGACGGATGTGTCTCGTGGAGCGGATGCCCTCATGGCCAAACCCGCGATCACGAATATCGCGGGTTTGAAGGGGTGCCGGATCGGCTATGAGCCGCGCACGTCCGGCGCTTGGTTGCTGAGTAAAGCCCTAGAAAATGCCCATCTAAAGCTCTCAGACGTGCAGCAAGTGCCGCTGAATCCTGCCGAGGTGGAGGAAATCTTTCAGGAGTTGGCGCTGGATGGTGTGGTCCTTTCAGAACCTTGGCGGCAGAGACTCCACAGTATGAATCTCAAAGAAGTTTATGATTCATCTGTTCCAGGGGCCTCCATCGTGCGCGTCCTAGCAGTGCATCCCGATGCCCTCGTCGTGCATCGGGAGGCTTTGATCTCACTCATTCAGGCTCACTTCAAATGGATGCCGAAGCTCTATGAAAATGGTCGCGAGCTAAGCCCTGTGCTGCGCCGTGAAGGGGTGACGGCTGAGGTTTTTCAACAAGTGATGAAGAATCTCGAGGGGGTGGATTTGGCGCGAAACCATCGGCTTTTGAGTCAGCAAGAGCCCTGGCTGGGGCAGCTTTTCACCGAGCTGCAAAAAGGTCTGGTGGAGGATGCGGAATCTGCGGCGCGTCTGGACCCGTCTGAGGTGTTTGACGTGAGCTTACTGGAGGAACTGCCATGA